The Drosophila innubila isolate TH190305 chromosome 3R unlocalized genomic scaffold, UK_Dinn_1.0 2_E_3R, whole genome shotgun sequence genome has a segment encoding these proteins:
- the LOC117790007 gene encoding uncharacterized protein LOC117790007 gives MANLLEDFFYDCHSDDDSDDDSDFDLENNNCDQIVRAAGGYNTDRQLLPNLDDPVEIRRTLERVANTTRLLLRSVGGKCDRYEPLEQQVSRSFFYPATLEISARLLTDKSCPYPPSGQCRLRGDPVTLKLPMELNPYSGQVNLNIFQPGPKPLASCCHCAGSGDRRNVPVAKPAPESDPSLDPGVVSATLGHGVAQRPGLGLGPGGMRRHTQRHDGVHKSGRKVRWPEFL, from the coding sequence ATGGCGAATCTTCTTGAGGATTTTTTCTATGATTGTCATAGCGATGATGACAGTGACGACGATAGCGATTTCGATCTTGAGAATAATAATTGTGATCAGATCGTCAGGGCTGCTGGCGGCTACAATACTGATCGTCAGTTGTTGCCCAACCTCGACGATCCCGTTGAGATACGTCGAACTCTGGAACGTGTTGCGAATACGACACGATTGCTTCTTCGTAGCGTGGGTGGTAAATGCGATCGCTATGAGCCTTTAGAGCAGCAGGTATCCCGATCGTTCTTTTATCCAGCCACATTGGAGATAAGCGCTCGTCTGCTTACGGATAAGTCGTGTCCATATCCCCCAAGTGGCCAGTGTCGGCTGCGTGGCGATCCGGTTACATTAAAGCTGCCCATGGAGCTTAATCCGTACAGCGGTCAGGTCAATCTCAATATATTCCAGCCCGGACCAAAACCGTTGGCCAGCTGTTGCCATTGTGCCGGATCTGGCGATAGACGCAACGTACCTGTAGCTAAACCCGCACCGGAATCTGATCCCTCACTAGACCCTGGAGTCGTCTCCGCGACACTCGGACACGGTGTCGCACAACGTCCTGGACTTGGACTGGGACCTGGCGGCATGCGTCGGCATACCCAACGACATGATGGCGTCCACAAAAGCGGACGGAAGGTGCGTTGGCCGGAGTTTTTGTGA